The genomic window AGCGCAAGCTCATCGTCACGGTCGTGGGCATCACGTCGTTCATCATGGTGCTCGTCGCCGCCGCGACGAGCGCGATCCTGGGGGGCGTGCTCGAGCAGCAGCTCAACGACAACGTGCAGTCGGCGGCGCGGCGGTCGTCGGTCGTCATCGCGCAAGCCGGGGTCGCCGGCCTCACCGCCGAGGAGATCCTCACCCAGCAGCCACAGCCACCCGGCTACTTCCTCGCCGTTCAGACGGTTCCCGCCGCTCCGACCGCCGCAGTGATGACCGCCGAGGGCGTCGTCGAACTCGGCGAGGACGAGATCGACAAGATCAGCGAGAGCCTGCGCGACCAAGACGACCAGCTCGTGGTCACGGTCGAGGACCGCGGGACGTATCGCGTGGAGCCCGTGCAGGTCGGCGGCACCTTCGCCCTCGTCGGGCTCTCCCGCGACGACGTCGCGGCGACGATCGGTCGCATGCTCACCACGATCGGCCTCCTCACGGCCGGCGGCCTCCTCCTGCTCGCGGTGGCCACCGCCTGGACCATCCGCCGCGGCCTGGCTCCCCTGCGCGCCGTCGCCGACACCGCGGCCCGGGTCTCGACGCAGCGGCTCGACCAGGGCGAGGTCACCATCGCCGAGCGGGTGCCGACACGCGAGGCCGACCCCCGCACCGAGGTCGGCCGGGTCGGCGAGGCGCTGAACACGCTCCTCGACCACGTCGACGAGTCGCTCACGGCGCGCCAGCGCAACGAGGAGCGCATGCGCGCGTTCGTCGCCGACGCCAGCCACGAGCTGCGCACGCCGCTCTCGTCGATCCGCGGATACTCAGAGCTCTCGCTGAAGGCGCTCAGTCGTGGTCAGGGCGCCGCCACCATCGAGACGACGGAGGCGTCGCTCGAGCGCATCCAGGCGCAGTCGCTGCGCATGACCTCGCTCGTGGAGGACCTGCTGCTGCTGGCGCGCCTCGATGAGGGCCAGGAACTCGTCTACGGCACCGTCGACCTCACGCGGCTCGTCATCGACGCGGTCGGCGATGCGCGGCCCACCGGTCCCGACCACGAGTGGGTGCTCGAGGTGGGCGATGAGCCCGTGCTCGTCGCCGGCGACACCGGCCGGCTGCACCAGGTCGCCGCCAACCTCCTGGCGAACGCCCGCACGCACACGCCGACGGGCACGACGGTGACGGTGGGTGTCGCGCGCGACGACGG from Microbacterium sp. ProA8 includes these protein-coding regions:
- a CDS encoding HAMP domain-containing sensor histidine kinase; the encoded protein is MTDTAGGEPVAKKTGTDAAAAASATAEAPLDASGTASDSPAGEQLPRRAPWTLQRKLIVTVVGITSFIMVLVAAATSAILGGVLEQQLNDNVQSAARRSSVVIAQAGVAGLTAEEILTQQPQPPGYFLAVQTVPAAPTAAVMTAEGVVELGEDEIDKISESLRDQDDQLVVTVEDRGTYRVEPVQVGGTFALVGLSRDDVAATIGRMLTTIGLLTAGGLLLLAVATAWTIRRGLAPLRAVADTAARVSTQRLDQGEVTIAERVPTREADPRTEVGRVGEALNTLLDHVDESLTARQRNEERMRAFVADASHELRTPLSSIRGYSELSLKALSRGQGAATIETTEASLERIQAQSLRMTSLVEDLLLLARLDEGQELVYGTVDLTRLVIDAVGDARPTGPDHEWVLEVGDEPVLVAGDTGRLHQVAANLLANARTHTPTGTTVTVGVARDDGAAVLRVHDNGPGIDPSIKDELFERFSRADRSRARQTGGTGLGLSIARAIVDAHGGSIRVDSVPGDTTFEVRLPARPADPALSPGLSSR